GTATCCCACGTTCCAGGGCCACTTCGGTTCCGAAGGGGAGGGTCACCCCCGCCTCCCGAAGCGATTCGAGGACGGCTCGTGGCTCGCCACTCGCGGCAATCCGCCCCGATTCCAGGACGAGCGCGCGGTCGGCCCGCTGCAGAAACGGCCCCGCGTCGTGTTCAGTTACGAGGAGGCCAGTGTCTCCCTGGAGTTCCTCGATGGCCCCGAGCACGAGGTCGCGATTGGTCGCATCGAGGGCCGTGAGCGGTTCGTCGAGGACGATCAACTCCGGTTCGGTCACCAGCGTCCCCAGGAGCGCCACCAGGGTCGTCTCGCCGCGGGAGAGCGCGTCGATCGAGCGGTCGAGCAGGTGAGTCGCGTCGAGTCGCTCGGCCCAGGACTCGATGCGTTCGTGGATGGTCGCTGGCGGGATCCCACGATTCTCCAGCCCGAAGGCCACGTCAGAGCGCACGCCTGCTCTGACCAGCTGGGTGCTGGGGTTCTGCAGGAGCACGCCAACCGACCCGGACCTATCGACGGTCCCCGACACCGTGAGTCCGGACCGATTCTTGAGCAACCCGCCCAGGGTCATCCCGAGCAGGGACTTTCCGCTGCCGGAGGGCCCCGCCAACAGGACTGTTTCCCCGGCGTCGATCGACAGCGAGAGATCGTCGAGGAGCCGGGCCCCCTCGCGATCCTCGACACGAAGGTCCTGGGCGGTGACGACGCTCATCGCAGCTCCGGAATCCGGTCCTCCAGGACCTTCGTGAGCGGGACGGCGATGGCGAACCCGACGACGGCCTGGAGGATGTCGACCGGGAGTTCCTTTGCGAGCGCCAACGGTACTCCTTCCAGATAGGCAACGGCGAGGACGTATGCCACGATCATGAATGGCGCGCCCACGGCGACGGCGATGGCTTTGCTCTTGAGACTATCGCCCGCGAGCCGACCAACGACGTAGCCTTCGGTGCCTTTAGCGATGAGGGTTACTGGCGCAAAGAAGACATACCCCGAGACGACATCAGCAGCGGCCGCGCCGATCCCGCCCGAAAGGCCCCCGACTGTTCCGCCGAAGAGAAAGGCACCGGTGTAGATAATCACTTCTCCGAAGTTGAGATATCCAATACCGACTGGAATTCGGGTAAATAGCGTGGCGACTGCGACGGCGGCTCCGACGACCGCACTGAATGCGACGGCCGTCGCGTCGAGATCAAAGCGGCTGTCTGCTTCCATTGAGAGATTATCACGCAGTTGGGAAGTAGGCCCTTTCGATTCGGGTCAGTGTTACAGGCATCGCCGAAACCCGTGAGCCGTGCCGGTCCGCGAAGACACTTACTGGCCCACGCCAATTCACCGTCGATGGCCAATCCGCCCCCGACAGACGAAGGCTGGTTCGTGCTCCACGATTTTCGCACCGTCGACTGGGCCGCCTGGCAGGACACACCGACCCACCGCCGCGAGCGGGCGATCGAGAGCGCTGTCGACGTGTTGGCAGACGCCCCCGCGACCGGCGACGGTGACACCGCGATCTTCACGATCGCCGGGCACGAGGCCGACCTGCTCGTCCTCCACCTCCGTCCCACACTCGACGAAATCGAGCAGGCCGAGCGACAGTTCGATCGAACCGCCTTCGGCCGGTTCACCGAGCAGTCCCGATCCTTCGTCTCGGTGACCGAGATCGGTGGCTACACTTCCCGAGACTACTTCGAGGACCCCGAGAGCGTCGACCCCGGGCTCAAGCGATACATGAACTCGAAGCTCTACCCGTCGATCCCCGAGGACGCCTACGTCTCCTTCTACCCGATGGCCAAACGGCGGGATCCGGAGTACAACTGGTATGACACCCCGATGGACGAGCGGGCCGAGATGATGGCCGAACACGGCGAGACCGGGAAGGGGTATGCCGGCACCGTGACCCAGTATGTCACCGCCGCTTTCGGCTTTGATGACTGGGAGTGGGGCGTGACCCTCTTCAGCACCGAGGCGACCGCGCTCAAGGAGATCGTCTACGAGATGCGCTTCGACGAGGCCACTGCCAAGTACGGCGAGTTCGGTTCCTTTTTCGTGGGGCGGCGGTTCCCCGTCGGCGATCTGGCCGCCTATATGGCCGGCGAGGCGGTGCCCACCGACGAAGCGGCCACCGCCGAGGACGAGGGCGAGTCGATCCGCGACTCGCTGGCCGAGGCGGACGTGTACGCCGGCCAGCCCCACGGCGAGGACGTGTTTGCCGTGGCGCTTTACTCCGCGGCCGATTCGGAGGCCCTGGCCGCGGAAATCGACGGGATGCGGGAGAACTTCGAGCATTATGACACGCACGTCTCCACGGACGTCTATCGCTCACGTGGCGAGGGCCCAAACGCGATCGTCAGCATCTGGGACACCCAGTCGGCCGCCGAGACCGCGAGTGGCTTCCTGCGTGACCTGCCGGAGATCGAGGGTCAGCCAGGTGACGCCCCCGATGGCTGGGGCACGATGGGGATGTTCTACACGGTCGAGCCCGACCACCGCGAGGAGTTCCTCGATACCTTCGACGGCGTCGCGGACACGCTCGCTGACGTTTCGGGCCACCGGGAGTCGGATCTCCTGGTGAACGTCGCCGAGGAGAACGACATGTTCATCGCGAGTCAGTGGGATTCACGGGGCGACGCGATGGACTTCTTCGAATCCGAGGCCTTCCACGAGACGGTCGCGACGGGGCGGGAAATCCTGGCCGATCGACCGCGACACGTCTTTCTGGCCTGAGTCAGTCAGTTTTCGGCTCGCCGTCGAAGGTGTACTCCGCGGAGTTGTCCTGGGGGTCATACTCCAGGATCTCTCGGGCGCGCTCGATGGAGTAGTACTTGCGATCGTTGTCCGAGATGCCATAGACGATCTCGTAGTCGTACTCGGCCTCGATGGCCCGATCGAAGAGGTGGGCACAGTCCCGGTGGGAGAGCCACATCGCCTGCCCGCGCTCGTAGTTGCGCGGGGGGTGTTCCTTCGTGAGGTTGCCGATCCGGACGTTCAACACCGAGATGCCGTACTCGTCGTGGTAGTACCGACCCAAAATCTCGCCGGTGGCCTTGCTCACGCCGTAGAGGTTGCTCGGTCGGGGAAGTTCGGTTCCATCCAGGCGGAACTCCTCCTCGGTGCGATAGATGTCGGGTTTCCGGTCGGTTTCGTAGTGACCGACCGCGTGGTTCGAGGAGGCAAAGACCACCTTTTGCACGTCCTGTTCGACGGCCACCTCGAAGACGGTCTGGGTGCCGTCGATGTTGTTCCGGAGGACACTCTCCCAGGGAGCGTCAGTCCGGGGGTCGCCGGCCAGGTGGATGACGACGGCCACGTCTTCCATGGCGTCTTCGAGGAGTTCCCGGTCGGTGATGTCCCCGACGTAGAGTTCGTGGTCGACGGGGCCGGTGGGCGGTTCGCGATCGAGCAGGCGGAACTCGTGAGCCTCGCCGATGCCCTCCCGGATCGCGGTGCCCACCCGCCCGGCAGCTCCCGTCAACAGGACCGGTTCGTCCATTCAGGTGGGTAGTAGGGAGACCCGAATAAGTAGGATGTGGTTCGAATCCAAAACGCTTTGCGCGCCTCGGACCTCCCAGCAGCCATGCCAAGCGACGGGGAGCATGCGAGTTTCGAACTCGGCATCAAGTTCGGGGCGCTCTTTCACCAGTTCGTCGGCACGCCGGTCAGCGAGGAAAGCGCGGCGAGTCTGGCGACGGCGATCGAGGAATCGATCGAGAACCAGCCATACACGGAGTCGGTCACGGTTACGGTCGATCGGGAGGCTCTCGCGGCGGACATCGGCCCTTACGGTTACACCGGCCTGGCGGGTCGTCACCTCGACGTCGAGATCGTCGTCGAGGAGGCCGGCACGCGGGCCACTGGAACGATGGAGATGGTCGACGGGTACCCGCTAATGTGTCTCGAAACCGTGGAATAGGTCACATCCGCCGCGTGACGTGGGTCGACACTGCGGCCAGTTCGGCCTCGCCGAGCGCGTAGAACCCCTCCCAGCGACGGGGGCTGATCTCGTAGGCCAAAAGCCCCAGCGCGGAGTCGGGGTTGCCGGTGGGTTCGAAGAGCACGAACCACGCCTTCTGGAAGTTCTCCCCGTTCCCACCGTGAGTCACCACGTCGTATTCGTGGGACGGGATCCAGTCGGGCTCGCCGTAGACGTGGGTGTCCACGTCGCTCTCGCCGAGTTGCTCGTAGACGGTCTTGGTGCCCTGCTCGTCTTTGATCCTGGAAAGTCGCTGGAAGGAGGCCCGAAGGGTCCCCTCGTCAGCCCGAACCGCTCGTCGCTCGATCAGCCGGGAGATCAGGATCAACAGGAGTTTCTCGGTGTCCGATTCGGGATAGCCGGTGAGTGTGAACGGCACCCCGTCGAGCCCCTCGATTACGTCGGGCACCGCCAGGTCCTCGAGGCCGCGGGTACCCGTAACGAAGAGATCGGAGTTGACCAGAAGCACCGCGTTCTGGACGGCGGCGAGCGGGGAGGTCGCGACGACCGAGCCGTTCTTGACGAGCAGGATGGTGTCCGTCTCGTAGGTCTCGTCCTCGATCTCCTCGACGGCGACTGGCTGGTCCTCGAAGAGATCCACGAGCATCTCCCGGACCGGCGCGGGGGCCGTGCTGTTTACCAGCACGAGCGAGTGAGCGGTGTCTTCCCGGTCGGGAACGAACTGTCGCAGACTCATCGGCTGGTCACTTGTGCGGCGG
This region of Halodesulfurarchaeum sp. HSR-GB genomic DNA includes:
- a CDS encoding energy-coupling factor ABC transporter ATP-binding protein is translated as MSVVTAQDLRVEDREGARLLDDLSLSIDAGETVLLAGPSGSGKSLLGMTLGGLLKNRSGLTVSGTVDRSGSVGVLLQNPSTQLVRAGVRSDVAFGLENRGIPPATIHERIESWAERLDATHLLDRSIDALSRGETTLVALLGTLVTEPELIVLDEPLTALDATNRDLVLGAIEELQGDTGLLVTEHDAGPFLQRADRALVLESGRIAASGEPRAVLESLREAGVTLPFGTEVALERGIPVDRVPLSG
- a CDS encoding ECF transporter S component, whose translation is MEADSRFDLDATAVAFSAVVGAAVAVATLFTRIPVGIGYLNFGEVIIYTGAFLFGGTVGGLSGGIGAAAADVVSGYVFFAPVTLIAKGTEGYVVGRLAGDSLKSKAIAVAVGAPFMIVAYVLAVAYLEGVPLALAKELPVDILQAVVGFAIAVPLTKVLEDRIPELR
- a CDS encoding heme-binding protein; this translates as MANPPPTDEGWFVLHDFRTVDWAAWQDTPTHRRERAIESAVDVLADAPATGDGDTAIFTIAGHEADLLVLHLRPTLDEIEQAERQFDRTAFGRFTEQSRSFVSVTEIGGYTSRDYFEDPESVDPGLKRYMNSKLYPSIPEDAYVSFYPMAKRRDPEYNWYDTPMDERAEMMAEHGETGKGYAGTVTQYVTAAFGFDDWEWGVTLFSTEATALKEIVYEMRFDEATAKYGEFGSFFVGRRFPVGDLAAYMAGEAVPTDEAATAEDEGESIRDSLAEADVYAGQPHGEDVFAVALYSAADSEALAAEIDGMRENFEHYDTHVSTDVYRSRGEGPNAIVSIWDTQSAAETASGFLRDLPEIEGQPGDAPDGWGTMGMFYTVEPDHREEFLDTFDGVADTLADVSGHRESDLLVNVAEENDMFIASQWDSRGDAMDFFESEAFHETVATGREILADRPRHVFLA
- the azf gene encoding NAD-dependent glucose-6-phosphate dehydrogenase Azf — translated: MDEPVLLTGAAGRVGTAIREGIGEAHEFRLLDREPPTGPVDHELYVGDITDRELLEDAMEDVAVVIHLAGDPRTDAPWESVLRNNIDGTQTVFEVAVEQDVQKVVFASSNHAVGHYETDRKPDIYRTEEEFRLDGTELPRPSNLYGVSKATGEILGRYYHDEYGISVLNVRIGNLTKEHPPRNYERGQAMWLSHRDCAHLFDRAIEAEYDYEIVYGISDNDRKYYSIERAREILEYDPQDNSAEYTFDGEPKTD
- a CDS encoding dihydroneopterin aldolase family protein → MPSDGEHASFELGIKFGALFHQFVGTPVSEESAASLATAIEESIENQPYTESVTVTVDREALAADIGPYGYTGLAGRHLDVEIVVEEAGTRATGTMEMVDGYPLMCLETVE